One Sphingomonas sp. FARSPH DNA segment encodes these proteins:
- the treY gene encoding malto-oligosyltrehalose synthase, protein MTPRATYRFQFHKGFGFADAERLLPYLDALGISHVYASPITVAAAGSMHGYDVVDPTRINPELGGEEAFRALATAAKARGMGIVIDIVPNHMGVAGGNAWWNDVLAKGQASEHAAVFDIDWRERIVLPVLGAPLSQVLADGDLTLSRDGGRWVLVAYGEHRFPIRDADQAAADRMPLAELLDRQHYRLASWRVANDELNWRRFFTVNDLAGVRIEDPAVFAKTHALYFRLHDEGLIDGVRVDHVDGLTDPIGYCQSLRARLGPDAWIVIEKILGVGEPQPVGWGVDGTSGYDFMEQVSTLLHDPAGALALAEAWDRISRRGEFFAVEEFEARQDMLSWQFAGQLDGCIAAFAALATSSAEGDGITRAMLRRAIERLLWVFPVYRTYGTGDAAPAQDARTRAIVRERVEGLIPPGEDAVTDLVLAWLAGDGPGDTALAAEAVRRFQQLSAPIAAKAVEDTAFYRYGRLISRNDVGADAETLGISLDAFHEAMHERARHVPHAMLTTATHDHKRGEDMRARLAVLSTDPATWVGHADRWMRLHADHEVVADDRYMLLQTLVGVWPVDGAADDLAERVKAWQQKALREGKLRSSWEAPDEAYEEEAAGLVDDLLADAAFVQELADYVAALAPAARANTIVQTLLRYTVPGVPDLYQGTELTDLSLVDPDNRRPVDYAMRERLLAEGMPAKMQLIADLLALRRADPTVFTDGDYRPVEVTGSDRIVAFERRAGGRTLKVAALIRGVDVPDATVQFADGERAAIVLFADRPIWFEIA, encoded by the coding sequence ATGACGCCGCGCGCCACCTATCGCTTTCAGTTTCACAAAGGTTTCGGCTTCGCGGACGCCGAGCGCCTGCTCCCCTATCTCGATGCGCTGGGGATCAGCCATGTCTACGCGTCGCCGATCACCGTCGCAGCGGCGGGATCGATGCACGGATACGACGTGGTCGACCCGACGCGGATCAATCCGGAACTGGGCGGCGAAGAGGCGTTCCGCGCGCTGGCGACCGCGGCGAAGGCACGCGGGATGGGCATCGTCATCGACATCGTGCCCAACCACATGGGCGTCGCGGGCGGCAACGCCTGGTGGAACGACGTGCTGGCCAAGGGCCAGGCGAGCGAGCATGCCGCGGTGTTCGACATCGACTGGCGCGAGAGGATCGTGCTGCCCGTGCTCGGCGCGCCGCTGTCACAGGTGCTCGCCGACGGCGACCTGACGCTGTCGCGCGACGGCGGGCGCTGGGTCCTCGTCGCCTATGGCGAACATCGCTTCCCGATCCGCGATGCGGACCAGGCGGCGGCGGATCGCATGCCACTCGCCGAACTGCTCGACCGCCAGCATTACCGGCTGGCATCATGGCGCGTCGCCAATGACGAGCTCAACTGGCGGCGCTTCTTCACCGTCAACGACCTCGCCGGCGTGCGGATCGAGGACCCGGCGGTGTTCGCCAAGACGCACGCGCTCTATTTCCGGCTGCACGACGAGGGGCTGATCGACGGCGTGCGCGTCGACCATGTCGACGGGCTGACCGATCCGATCGGCTATTGCCAGTCGCTGCGCGCGCGGCTCGGCCCCGACGCCTGGATCGTCATCGAGAAGATCCTGGGCGTCGGCGAGCCGCAGCCGGTCGGCTGGGGCGTCGACGGCACCAGCGGCTACGACTTCATGGAACAGGTGAGCACGTTGCTCCACGATCCCGCGGGTGCGCTCGCACTTGCCGAAGCGTGGGACCGGATCAGCCGACGCGGCGAATTCTTCGCGGTCGAGGAGTTCGAGGCGCGGCAGGACATGCTGTCGTGGCAGTTCGCGGGCCAGCTCGACGGCTGCATCGCCGCCTTCGCCGCGCTGGCGACATCGAGCGCGGAGGGCGACGGGATCACGCGCGCGATGCTGCGCCGTGCGATCGAGCGACTGCTGTGGGTGTTCCCGGTCTACCGCACATACGGCACCGGCGATGCGGCGCCGGCGCAGGATGCACGGACGCGCGCGATCGTCCGCGAGCGGGTCGAGGGATTGATCCCGCCGGGAGAGGATGCGGTCACCGACCTGGTTCTGGCGTGGCTGGCGGGCGACGGCCCCGGTGACACCGCGCTCGCCGCGGAGGCGGTCCGCCGTTTCCAGCAATTGTCCGCACCGATCGCCGCGAAGGCGGTCGAGGACACCGCTTTTTACCGCTACGGCCGCCTGATCAGTCGTAACGATGTCGGCGCCGACGCGGAAACGCTCGGGATATCGCTCGACGCATTTCACGAGGCGATGCACGAGCGGGCGCGCCACGTGCCGCATGCGATGCTGACGACCGCGACGCACGACCACAAGCGCGGCGAGGACATGCGCGCGCGGCTCGCCGTGCTCAGCACCGATCCTGCGACATGGGTTGGCCACGCCGATCGCTGGATGCGGCTGCACGCGGATCACGAGGTGGTGGCGGACGACCGCTACATGCTGTTGCAGACGCTGGTCGGCGTGTGGCCCGTAGACGGCGCAGCGGACGACCTGGCCGAGCGGGTCAAGGCGTGGCAGCAAAAGGCGCTGCGCGAAGGCAAGCTGCGCTCGTCGTGGGAGGCGCCCGACGAAGCCTATGAGGAGGAAGCGGCGGGGCTGGTCGACGATTTGCTCGCCGATGCCGCGTTCGTGCAGGAACTGGCGGACTATGTCGCCGCGCTCGCGCCGGCGGCGCGCGCGAACACGATCGTCCAGACGCTATTGCGCTACACTGTGCCGGGCGTGCCGGACCTATACCAGGGCACCGAGCTCACCGACCTCAGCCTGGTCGATCCGGACAATCGCCGACCGGTGGATTACGCCATGCGCGAGCGGTTGCTCGCCGAAGGCATGCCGGCCAAGATGCAGCTGATCGCCGACCTGCTGGCGCTGCGGCGTGCGGACCCGACGGTGTTCACCGACGGCGACTATCGGCCCGTCGAGGTCACCGGCAGCGACCGGATCGTGGCGTTCGAGCGGCGGGCTGGCGGCCGCACGCTGAAGGTCGCGGCGTTGATCCGCGGCGTCGACGTTCCCGACGCGACGGTCCAGTTCGCGGACGGCGAGCGGGCGGCAATCGTGCTGTTCGCCGACCGGCCAATATGGTTCGAGATCGCGTAA